From the genome of Streptomyces sp. NBC_01304:
GGCCCGGCTGGGTCCGGCCGCCGGTCATCGCATAGGGGCGGACGAGCGGTCCCGCGTCGGCGTCGTACCACTGGCTGCCGGCTTCCGGCCGGCCGGTGCCGTCGGCGACGCGGTCGCTCCGGTCGTACTCGTGGTGCTCGTGGGGGTTCATGACCTGCGGTCGCCTCCTTCCCTCATCCCGCGGCGGGGGGCCGTGCGGCGAAGCGTGGTGGGGTGAAGAGGTGCTCGCCGACACGTTTCACCAAGAGCGCCATCTCGTACGCGATCAGGCCTATGTCGGCGGTCGCCGTGCTGAGCACCGCGAGGCAGGAGCCGTCGCCCGCCGCGGCGACGAACAGGAAGCCGTCGTCCATCTCGACCATGGTCTGGCGCACCCCGCCGGCACCGAAGTGCCGGCCCGCCCCCTTGGCGAGGCTGTGGAATCCGGAGGCGACCGCCGCCAGATGCTCGGCGTCCTCGCGGTGCAGCGCGCTGGAGGCGCCGACCGCGAGCCCGTCGTTGGAGAGCACCACGCAGTGCCGCACCTCGCCGACGCGCAGCACCAAGTCGTCGAGCAGCCAGTCGAGTTCACCGGAACGGTGGGCCGTGCCGGCTCTGGGGTCCTCGATCATGTGCCGTCTCCTTCGCTGCTGTCGCTGCCCTGGCTGCGTACGCCGCCCGCGCCCCGGGCCTTGCCGGGTGGTCGGCCGCCGCGCGCCCAGCCGTCGCGGTAGGCGGCCATGCGGTCCCTGACCTGCTCGGGGGTGCGTTCGTCGGTTTCCTGCGAGGTGTGCGACGGGGGCGGGGGTTCCGCTGCCGTCTGTTCCTCGCGCAGTTGTGGTGCGAGGTGGGTCTGGCGTACGCGGCGTGGGAGGCCGTCGTTGTCGTCGGACCCGTCGGTGTCCGTGCTGTCGTCGCCGGTGCCGCGGCTGCCGGAGCCGTTGGTGTCGGTGGTGCGGGTGTCCGAACCGTTGGCGTCCGTGGTGCGGGTGTGCAGCCTGAGCGTGGTGACGCCGGGGGGCGGCGCGGGTTCGGCCGCGGACGGTGCGAGGGCGGGGCGGGGTCCCGCCACGAGGCCGGCGGCGCCGCCCAGGCGGGCGGGTCCGGAACCGCCCGCCACGCGTGCGTGCTCGGCGGCGTCGGCTGTCTCGTGTGGGTCGAGCTGGTCGCGGGCGGGCCTGACGGAGGGGCCGAGGGCGCCCTGCAGCAGCCCGGTGGGCAGCAGGACGACGGCGGTGGTGCCGCCGTAGGGGGACGTCCGCAGATGGACCTTGATGCCGTGGCGTGCGGCGAGTCTGCTCACCACGAACAGGCCCAGCCGGTCGCTGTCGAACAGGTCGAGCGTCTCGGACTGCTCGATGCGCCGGTTTGCCTCGGCGAGGCGTTCCTTGCCCATGCCCAGGCCCCGGTCCTCGATCTCCAGGGCGTAGCCGTTGCCGACGGGTTCGCCGCTGACGCGGACCTTGGTGTGTGGCGGGGAGAACTGGGCGGCGTTCTCGACGATTTCGGCGAGCAGATGGGTGAGGTCGGCGACCGCTGAGCCCACGACTGCGGCCTCCGGGAGCTGACGTACCTCCACACGCGCGTAGTCCTCGACTTCGGAGACGGCGGCGCGCACGACGTTGGTCAGGGAGACCGGCATGCGCCAGGCCCGGCCGGGGGCCGCCCCGGAGAGGATGATCAAGCTCTCCGCGTGCCTGCGCATGCGGGTGGTGAGGTGGTCGAGCCGGAACAGGTCGCTGAGCTCGTTCGGGTCGTCGGCCCTGCGTTCCATGGAGTCCAGGAGGTTGAGCTGGCGGTGGACCAGGACCTGGCTGCGCCGGGCGAGGTTGACGAAGACGCCGGAGATGCCGCTGGCGAGTTCGGCGCGCTCGATCGCGGCGCTCAGGGCGGCGCGGTGCACGGTGTCGAGTGCCTCGGCGACCTGGCCCGTCTCGTCCTCGGCGGGTGGTTTGGGCGGGGCCTCGGCGTGGATGTCGAGTTCTTCGCCGGCCCGCAACCGGCGCATGGCGCCGGGGAGTTTGCGGCGGGCGATCTCGAGCGCGCTGTTGCGCAGGCTGACCAGTTCGACGACGAGGCCGCGGCCGATGCGTACCGAGATCACGAGCGAGGCGGCGACGGCCAGCAGGCCGAACAGCACGGCGGCGCCGGCCGGGCTGAGCACCCCGCGGGTGAAGGGATCGGCGCGGTCGGCGGCGCTGGCTCCGGCGCCCGCCTCGATGGCGCGCAGGTCTTCCTGCAGTCCGGGCACGGCGGCGTCCCAGCGTGCCTCGTCGATCGCGTCGACGGCCTTGCGGCCGGCGTCCGCGGCGAGCACCTTGTCCTCGATGGCGCGCACGTCGGCGTACGCGCTCCCCTCCTCGAGGTCGTGCCAGGCGGCCCGCTCGGTCCCGCGCAGGTCGTCGACGGCGCCGTCGGTCAGGGTGCGCCGGGTCTCGACGGCGCCGATGAACGCGTGCAGCCGCTTGCCGTCGAGGGACTTGGTGAGCCGCGCGGTGGACAGCAGGGCGTCCTCCCGGGCCAGCATCTCGGCGGCCTTGGTGAATTCGAGCAGCACGCGCGCGTCGGAGCCGAGTTCGGCGTCCTGGATGCCGGTGAGGGCTCCCCCGACGCCGAAGGCCGCGGAGATGGTCCCGGTGTACTGCCCGTAGGCCTCCTCCCAGCCGGTACGCCGGTCGAGGATCGTGCCGCGCAGGTCCTTGAGGTCGGCCACGCCGACGACGAACGTGTCGAGGCGGTCGGCCACTTGGGGCGGCAGACCGCCGCCGTCCGCGATGGTGTGGCCGTCGTCGAGCCGCAGCCCGGCCACGGCCTTGTCGGTCGCCTTGGCCTGCTTCTCCAGTTCGTCGCCGCGCGCGGCGCCGGGCTGCGCCGCATAGCGGACGGCTGCGCCGCGCTCGGCCTGGAGGGCCGCGACGGCGGTCGCGACGGGTCCGCGTACGTCCTCGTCGACGCGCTGCAACTGGCGCAGCCGCGCGACGTCCTGGGCCGTGGTGACGGTCGCGTACGCCCACAGGGCGAGCAGGGAGACGACCGGCACCATCAACAGGCAGACGATCTTGGCGCGGACGGTGCGCGGGCGCACCCGCCAGCCTCCGCCACGCGCGCGTAGTGGCTGTTCTTGCGGGTCCGGGGCGGGCGGGGGCGGTTCGGCCCGGTCGTACGGGTTCTCCTCGGCGGGTGCTCCCGCATGTGCGCGCCGTCCGCGCGCGGGGGTGGTGGCCGGGGTGCCGTTGGCCTCGTTCGAGGGCGGGCCTTCGGGGCCGGAAGTGCTGTCGGGGGTGCTGCGGGATATGCGCATGGCCTCCTCGCTCGGTACGGGGAACGGGGCGTGGTCCGCGGGGTGCCGGCCGTCGGCCGGCCCGGGGACCGCCGTCAGCGGGCGGCGCCCTGCATCGGCCGCTGGGCCGAGGCGGAGGCCTCGCGCTCGCCCGCCGTCGGGGAGAGCGCGACGAAGGCCGAGGTCAGGAAGAGATAGGAGCCGAGGCCCACGGCGAGGGGGAAGATGAACTGCATCGCCGTGGCCCCGGGCAGGGACCCGCCGGAGGGGTCCACACGCACGCCCACCGCCATCATTCCGGTGTAGTGCATGCTGCTCACCGCGCCGCCCATGACGAGCGAGGCGACGGCGACCGCGAGCGCCGACTTGATGTTGAGCGCCGCCCACAGGGCGGCGGTCGCCGCGACGACGGCGATGGCCACGGAGAGCCCGACGAGCGCGGGGTCGTAGGTGACTTCGCCGTGCAGCCGCAGGGCGGCCATGCCCAGGTAGTGCATGCTCGCGACGCCGAGTCCGGTGGTGAGTCCGCCGAGGGCGAGGGCCCGGCCTCGGTCGCGGCCGTAGCCGACCGCGAAGACTCCCGCGCCGACGACGACCATGGCGACGACGAGGCTCAGGATGGTCAGCGGCACGTTGTAGCGGATCTCCGAGCCGCTGACGCTGAAGCCGAGCATCGCCACGAAGTGCATCGTCCAGATGCCGGTGCCGATCGCGGAGGCCGCCGTGATCAGCCAGTTGCGCCGTGACCTCCCCGTGGCGGCGAGGGCGCGGACGGTGCAGCGCAGGCCGAGGGCTGCGCCGATGCAGGCCATCACGTATGACAGCACGGGTGTCAGCCAGCCGAAGGTGGCGTGGTCCAGGTGTCCCATGGCTCAGGGACGCTAGTCCGGGTGGGGGCGCACAACAGGGGCGCAGTTCGAAACCGGTCGGAATATGACAGAGCTATGTTCCTGAACGATCGCGTCAAGCTCGAACATGTGCGCCGCACGGGCGTGCGGGGCCCGCCGCTGCATTGTCAGTGGCGTGCGCGATCATCGGTGTCATGAGCGATGACCCGAGCAGAGTCCAGGAGTTCTTCACGGCGCGCGCGGCCGACTGGGACACCCGCTTCCCCGACGACGGCCCGGCGTACGCGGCGGGCGTCGCCGAGTTGGGGCTGCGCACGGGTGACTCGGTGCTCGACGCGGGCTGCGGCACGGGGCGCGCGCTGCCCGCGCTGCGCGCCGCCGTCGGCACCTCGGGAGTGGTCCTCGGCGCCGATCTCACCCCTGCCATGCTGACCGCCGCGGTGGCGGCGGGGCGGGACTCGGCCGGGGCTCTGCTGCTCGCCGATGTGTCGCGGCTGCCGGTGCGCGACGGCGCCCTGGATGCCGTGTTCGGCGCCGGGCTGATCTCACATCTGCCACAACCCGCCGAGAATCTGCACGAGTTGGCGCGGGTGGTGCGGCCCGGCGGCCGCCTCGCACTCTTCCACCCCATCGGGCGTGCCGCCCTCGCCGCGCGCCAGGGGCGGCAGATGACGCCGGGCGATCTGCGGGCCGAGGACAACCTCCGTCCACTGCTGGCCGGTTCTGGCTGGCGCATGGTGTCGTACGTGGACGAGGATGCCCGTTTTCTTGCGCTGGCGGTGCGGGAGGGCTGAGCCGGCCTCCCCGCGCGCGAGCTCCGCGGCGGCTCGAACTGCGCCGGGATGCGGCACACTTGGAAGGAAGATCAATCGGGTGGCCGCGTCGGGGGACGGTGCCCGCCCATGGGGGAAGGTGGTCCGCACATGTTCGACCGACTGCGCAGACTGTTCCGGCCGGACGGGCGCGAGCCGGGCACGTCCGCCGGGAAGCCCGAGACGACTGCCTCGGGCGCCGGGACACGGGCGGCGCACGAGCGTGAGGCACGGCGTACGCACAATCTCTTCGAGGCGGCCGCGACCTATGTGTCGGCCTGCGCCGAGGACGACCAGGAGCAGCAGGAGGAGGCCGCGGGGTGGGTGTCGCCCGAGGCGCTCTCCTTCGGCGTCAACGAGCTCGCCTGCCGTGCGGTCATAGCCCTCGCCCGCGAGCGCGACGAGTCGCCGCAGACCGTCGCCCGAACTCTCCTCGGCCTGCCTGCCGCCTGATGTCGGTGCGCGTCAGGTCGTAGCAGCGCAGGGCCCGGGTCACCGGGATCCCCAACTCGGCGGCGTACGAGAGGCGTTCACGGACCTCCCGTGGGGTGCGCGGGCGGTAGCCGGGGCCGCCGCAGCAGCTCTGACGGAAGCGGATCCCCGCGTTCAACACCGCGGTCAGGGCCCGCCAGCCGGCGATGTCGCGGTGCTTGGGCACGGCAAGTCCGGTGCCCGCGTCGATCAGTTCGCCACCGCACCGCGGGCAGACGTGCCCGCGTACGCGCAGGTGGTCGCGGGATTTCTTGTACCCGGCACGGCACGGGAGGCAGACGAAGCGGGAGTTGGCCATGCCGGGCAGCGTAGGTCCGCGGCAGCGCTGCGGACGAGGGATTATTTCCCGGCCAAGAGGCCTCGACGGCCGGGTTACCCACTGGTTAAGGTGCGCCGACGGACGTGACGATCGGGAGGGGTGCCATGGCCGGGACGGACGAGGCTGTCGCCGCTGACGAGGCACTGTATGTGCTGACCGCGGTGCTTTTGACGCCTGCGCAGTTCCCGAGCGTGCTCGGTGACGACTACCCGGAGGCCTGCGCGGCCCTGGATCTCGTGCCGCTCGCCGACGGGTACGGCCTGGTGCTCGGCCAGGACGGGCAGGGCGCGCGGTGGACGGTGGTCGTCGACGACGTGTCCTTGGTGGCCGTCGCCATCGCCTCCTGGGACTGCGGCATGGAGTACGACCTGTCCCCCGACGACCGCACCGTGGTCGCCGCGCTGCCCGGCTGGCCGCTCGCCCTGTCGGTCGCCGCGCCCGGCGTCCCGGCGCCGCACGACCCCGAGCCCGATCCGCAAGACGGCCGCCCGGCACTCGCACCGCCCGACACCAGCGTCTGGGGGCCTGCCCAACGGCGGCTCGGCGCGGACGAGATCGCGCTGCGGTGGGCCGCTTGGCGCGAGCAGATCGATGACGCGGATTTCACGGACTCGGGCGCCGAGGCGGAGACTGCCGCCGAGCCGGAGGACGGCGCCGGTGCCCCCGGAACCGGATCCGGCTCGGACGCGGGAGCGGATGCCACCGCGAACTCCGAGCCTCAGAGCGGCGATTCGGCCGACGACGGCGCGACGGACACGTCGGACTCGAAGGACACGACGGACGCGACGGACGCGACGGACGCGACGGGTGCGCAGGACACCGCGACCCCGGAGGGACC
Proteins encoded in this window:
- a CDS encoding class I SAM-dependent methyltransferase, producing MSDDPSRVQEFFTARAADWDTRFPDDGPAYAAGVAELGLRTGDSVLDAGCGTGRALPALRAAVGTSGVVLGADLTPAMLTAAVAAGRDSAGALLLADVSRLPVRDGALDAVFGAGLISHLPQPAENLHELARVVRPGGRLALFHPIGRAALAARQGRQMTPGDLRAEDNLRPLLAGSGWRMVSYVDEDARFLALAVREG
- a CDS encoding roadblock/LC7 domain-containing protein, translated to MIEDPRAGTAHRSGELDWLLDDLVLRVGEVRHCVVLSNDGLAVGASSALHREDAEHLAAVASGFHSLAKGAGRHFGAGGVRQTMVEMDDGFLFVAAAGDGSCLAVLSTATADIGLIAYEMALLVKRVGEHLFTPPRFAARPPAAG
- a CDS encoding deoxyxylulose-5-phosphate synthase, giving the protein MANSRFVCLPCRAGYKKSRDHLRVRGHVCPRCGGELIDAGTGLAVPKHRDIAGWRALTAVLNAGIRFRQSCCGGPGYRPRTPREVRERLSYAAELGIPVTRALRCYDLTRTDIRRQAGRGEFGRRSAATRRARGRGL
- a CDS encoding MHYT domain-containing protein; translated protein: MGHLDHATFGWLTPVLSYVMACIGAALGLRCTVRALAATGRSRRNWLITAASAIGTGIWTMHFVAMLGFSVSGSEIRYNVPLTILSLVVAMVVVGAGVFAVGYGRDRGRALALGGLTTGLGVASMHYLGMAALRLHGEVTYDPALVGLSVAIAVVAATAALWAALNIKSALAVAVASLVMGGAVSSMHYTGMMAVGVRVDPSGGSLPGATAMQFIFPLAVGLGSYLFLTSAFVALSPTAGEREASASAQRPMQGAAR
- a CDS encoding sensor histidine kinase encodes the protein MRISRSTPDSTSGPEGPPSNEANGTPATTPARGRRAHAGAPAEENPYDRAEPPPPAPDPQEQPLRARGGGWRVRPRTVRAKIVCLLMVPVVSLLALWAYATVTTAQDVARLRQLQRVDEDVRGPVATAVAALQAERGAAVRYAAQPGAARGDELEKQAKATDKAVAGLRLDDGHTIADGGGLPPQVADRLDTFVVGVADLKDLRGTILDRRTGWEEAYGQYTGTISAAFGVGGALTGIQDAELGSDARVLLEFTKAAEMLAREDALLSTARLTKSLDGKRLHAFIGAVETRRTLTDGAVDDLRGTERAAWHDLEEGSAYADVRAIEDKVLAADAGRKAVDAIDEARWDAAVPGLQEDLRAIEAGAGASAADRADPFTRGVLSPAGAAVLFGLLAVAASLVISVRIGRGLVVELVSLRNSALEIARRKLPGAMRRLRAGEELDIHAEAPPKPPAEDETGQVAEALDTVHRAALSAAIERAELASGISGVFVNLARRSQVLVHRQLNLLDSMERRADDPNELSDLFRLDHLTTRMRRHAESLIILSGAAPGRAWRMPVSLTNVVRAAVSEVEDYARVEVRQLPEAAVVGSAVADLTHLLAEIVENAAQFSPPHTKVRVSGEPVGNGYALEIEDRGLGMGKERLAEANRRIEQSETLDLFDSDRLGLFVVSRLAARHGIKVHLRTSPYGGTTAVVLLPTGLLQGALGPSVRPARDQLDPHETADAAEHARVAGGSGPARLGGAAGLVAGPRPALAPSAAEPAPPPGVTTLRLHTRTTDANGSDTRTTDTNGSGSRGTGDDSTDTDGSDDNDGLPRRVRQTHLAPQLREEQTAAEPPPPSHTSQETDERTPEQVRDRMAAYRDGWARGGRPPGKARGAGGVRSQGSDSSEGDGT